The genomic segment TTCTAAAACCAAAAAGGGgttctgtaaatatttttttttgtgtgaaatgtgAGCACTCTTAAAGGGCAAGTGTGATTTTGAATATTTAATGAGTAGTTTAGAAATCTTGTTTTATAATTTAGTACATTTTCTCTCTGTGCCTGAGTGTGCAAGAATGTTGCAATGAGAATGTGTGGAAACGTTTCCCTCTGCTGTTTTCTTAATGAATTTAAACTGACTGGTATCTAAGTTTTACTGGTTGGAACTTATGAGGATTTAGTTGGCTGCTTAATTTGGCATACAATCTTGTAAAGAATTTTGAAGATTTTACTTTGAATGATATGTTAAAGGCTCAGAGCGGAGTAGTAGGGTCTTGAAGAGTCAATGAAATGGCCACCTGATGAAAATTAGCCCTGAACTGTAGGCTACAAATACTTTGTGAAATAGCAGTGGGATCACACAACCCACAAAAAAATATGTCTTTTGACTTCTGGAGTGATTGGACAGGAATGATTAACTTTTGCATCACTAAGAATAAAATATATCACTGCAATGTTGGTTCATTTTTTGCTctgataatcattttatttgtacatatTTTCTAGAGAAAAACAAATAAGTAGTTTTGATTTACCTAAGTTTTgcttacagtattttatttaacAAGATATATTTGCTCTAAACCTGCAGAGAGAGAACCAAATTAGAAAACAACGCTGTGTAATATGTCGCCAAATGTGACAGGAAGAGCGCCGCGCACGTCTGATCAGCGACTGACGAATGTACCATTATAAGTAACAACAAAAACTCCTAACACCCTATACGTTTCCAGCTTTttagtaatatatttaaaataatacgtCGACGTACTTTAGCTAATTAACAAAAAATTACACTTGGGTAGCTGCGAATATGAGTGAGATTTAGACAGCGCTCACCTATATTGCTACAGTAATGGTACGTTCCTGTTTTGAGTCGACGTTACAGACAGCAGCTCACGCTCATGTCAGTGCATGTGTTAACACCTGAACAAAAATGGCTAGGTTTCTGAACAGCAATATCAGGAAGTTCTTAACAACACAGATCAGGATGTCGTCCGATCAGGTAGATATTTATATGATATTTCGCCCAGTGACTTTCCGTAGCCTGCCAAAGACAAAGATGATTTGACTAATTCTAGTGCTATGTACTGTAACACGCAGTGTCACTCGCAATCTGTTCTCAAGTACTACGTTAGCTTTGACTTTGTCTTAATGTTATCATATGTTAGTTTTACGTTTTAAATACTAAGTTATCAAAATTTGTCAACACCGAACCGTTTTAACGCAATAAATAGATTTGAGGGTGCCCTTGTGTTGTGACCCTTTGTTTACATTCAGGAAAGTTCTGCAATCTTTGTCCTTCATCAGCAAGACTTGCTTttacaggatatatatatatatatatatatatatatatatatatatatatatatatatatatatatatatatatatatatatatatccatatatacaCGGTGCTTGTCAGCCTATCAGTCACTAATTACTAGTTGAgtaataaattgttttgttttgtcttgtgcaaccttctctctctctttctctctctgataaagttaggtgaactgggtaaaggTGCTGGGAAAGGAGGTGGTGGTGGAGGTGCCGTGAGGCAGGCTGGAGGTGCATTTGGCAAGAAACAGGCCGCTGAGGAGGAGATGTACTTCAAGTGAGTGGTTTTGCTTGAGCTGATAATTATGTAATTGCTTATACTTGATATCTACTGGCCATTAGCTGAGTATTATTGAAAAAATAACTGAATGTAAAGCAACCTAAACCGTTACTTCATGACCTATTCTGTCA from the Danio rerio strain Tuebingen ecotype United States chromosome 17, GRCz12tu, whole genome shotgun sequence genome contains:
- the atp5if1b gene encoding ATPase inhibitor B, mitochondrial, producing the protein MARFLNSNIRKFLTTQIRMSSDQLGELGKGAGKGGGGGGAVRQAGGAFGKKQAAEEEMYFKRKEQEQLSALRRHHQEEIDHHKKEIERLQHEITRHESKIKKLKHDD